One genomic window of Arvicanthis niloticus isolate mArvNil1 chromosome 24, mArvNil1.pat.X, whole genome shotgun sequence includes the following:
- the LOC143438125 gene encoding olfactory receptor 7A40-like, with product MGSENNSQISHFILLGISKNPRLQAFLFVLFLAMYLVTMLGNLLIVVATISSSHLHTPMYFFLSNLSIVDACFTSTTVPKMLVNINTKSNVITYKNCIAQMHFFILFSGLEIFLLTLMAYDRYVAICHPLHYTTIMSSQLCLLMVLASWIMNILHSITQSLMTLRLTFCTDLEIPHFFCELNQVVQNACSDTLPNDVVIYFAAVLWACCPLMGILYSYFKIFSSLRAISSLQGKYKAFSTCASHLLVVSLFYCTGLGVYLSSASTKNSQSTARTSVMYSVVTPMLNPFIYSLRNKDIKRALRKMLGWKKEKNPLLRC from the coding sequence ATGGGGTCTGAGAACAACTCACAAATTTCACATTTTATCCTTCTGGGGATTTCAAAGAACCCAAGACTCCAGGCTTTCTTATTTGTGCTGTTCCTGGCCATGTACTTGGTCACCATGCTTGGGAACCTGCTCATTGTTGTGGCAACAATTTCAAGCTCCCATCTGCATACACCTatgtacttcttcctctccaACCTATCCATTGTGGATGCCTGCTTCACTTCTACAACTGTCCCAAAGATGTTGGtgaatataaacacaaaaagtaaTGTCATCACATATAAGAACTGCATTGCCCAAATGCATTTCTTCATACTCTTTTCAGGGCTGGAAATATTTCTGCTGACTTTGATGGCCTATGACAGGTATGTGGCCATCTGTCACCCCCTGCATTATACTACCATCATGAGCTCCCAACTCTGTTTGCTGATGGTCCTAGCATCCTGGATCATGAATATCCTCCACTCCATAACACAAAGCTTAATGACATTGCGGCTGACCTTCTGCACAGATTTGGAAATCCCACACTTTTTCTGTGAACTTAATCAAGTGGTGCAAAATGCTTGCTCTGATACCCTTCCCAATGATGTGGTTATCTATTTTGCAGCTGTGCTGTGGGCTTGTTGTCCCCTGATGGGAATCCTTTACTCTTATTTCAAGATATTTTCCTCCCTACGTGCAATCTCATCACTTCAGGGGAAGTACAAAGCATTTTCTACCTGTGCATCTCACTTGTTAGTTGTCTCTCTATTTTATTGCACAGGACTTGGGGTTTACCTCAGCTCTGCTTCAACAAAAAACTCACAGTCAACTGCAAGAACCTCTGTAATGTACAGTGTGGTCACACCCATGCTCAACCCCTTCATCTATAGCCTTAGGAATAAAGATATAAAGAGGGCTCTGAGAAAAATGTTGGgctggaagaaagagaagaatcctTTACTAAGGTGCTAA